The following are encoded together in the Patagioenas fasciata isolate bPatFas1 chromosome 7, bPatFas1.hap1, whole genome shotgun sequence genome:
- the MPP4 gene encoding LOW QUALITY PROTEIN: MAGUK p55 subfamily member 4 (The sequence of the model RefSeq protein was modified relative to this genomic sequence to represent the inferred CDS: substituted 1 base at 1 genomic stop codon), with protein MPYAAQAESPXRKAKMEVPTVCTQENGVSHVLTLVLQELSLLCKRDVNGVGMLYDLLRSRWLQALLKMYECLQLYLGRRPVPVTLQARALAREVVELLREAPQSGEVKELRRLLRAPHLKALLSAHDTVAQKDFEPTLPPLPDNIPENEEAMRIVCLVKNNQPLGATIKRHEITGDITVARVIHGGLADRSGLLYAGDKLVEVNGVPVEGLEPEQVISILALSQGTIMFKLIPVSDRPVSNQTTLYVRAMADYWPLQDPAIPCADAGLPFKKGEILQIVDQNDALWWQARKVSDLSACAGLIPSNHLLKRKQREFWWSQPFQPQLCLKSSILSTVEEEDDMQIDEKCVETDEETFESEELKEEEEEFGEFGQRVFIAGFRRSMRLSRRKSRAVQPPCPARCPGGCYSALAAPYEEVVRYQRHPADRNRLIILVGPAGVGVNELRRRLIASNPRKFRSAVPHTTRVQKSYEMNGREYHYVSKETFENMVYSHRMLEYGEYKGYLYGTSIDAVRTVLDEGKICVIDLEPQGIQAARTHDLKPYIIFIKPSSISCMRQTRKNARIITDYYVNMKFKEEDLQEMEDSAKKMEAQFGQFFDQVIVNDDLQEASAQLLSAVHRAQDEPQWVPAVWICSETQP; from the exons ATGCCGTACGCAGCGCAGGCGGAATCTCCCTGAAGGAAGGCGAAGATGGAGGTGCCAACAGTCTGCACTCAAGAGAACG GTGTGTCTCATGTTCTGACTCTAGTGCTACAAGAACTGAGTTTGCTCTGTAAAAGGGATGTCAATGGCGTCGGCATGTTGTACGACCTGCTCCGATCTCGCTGGCTGCAGGCGCTTCTGAAG ATGTACGAATGCCTGCAGCTGTACCTGGGAAGAAGGCCGGTCCCCGTCACACTGCAGGCTCGTGCGCTGGCTCGGGAG GTGGTGGAGTTACTGCGTGAAGCCCCTCAGTCTGGAGAGGTCAAAGAGCTGAGACGGCTGCTGCGAGCCCCACACTTAAAG GCCTTGCTGTCCGCTCACGATACTGTGGCCCAGAAGGATTTTGAACCAACCCTTCCACCTCTGCCAGATAACATCCCTGAAAACGAGGAGGCCATGAGGATCGTCTGCTTAGTGAAGAACAACCAGCCCCTG GGTGCCACCATTAAACGCCACGAGATAACGGGTGACATAACGGTCGCCCGTGTGATCCACGGTGGGCTGGCAGACAGGAGTG GACTGCTGTACGCTGGAGACAAGCTGGTGGAAGTCAACGGGGTGCCTGTGGAGGGACTGGAGCCTGAGCAAGTCATCAGTATTCTG gCCCTGTCTCAGGGGACAATAATGTTCAAATTAATTCCGGTTTCCGATCGGCCCGTCAGCAACCAAACAACA CTCTATGTGCGAGCCATGGCCGATTACTGGCCCTTGCAGGACCCTGCCATACCCTGCGCAGATGCGGGTTTGCCTTTTAAGAAGGGTGAAATACTCCAGATTGTGGACCAGAATGATGCTCTCTGGTGGCAGGCCAGGAAGGTTTCAGATCTCAGTGCCTGTGCTGGACTTATACCCTCAAATCATCTTCTTAAAAG GAAGCAACGAGAATTCTGGTGGTCTCAGCCTTTCCAGCCTCAACTCTGTCTGAAATCGTCGATAT TGAGCACTGTGGAAGAAG AGGATGACATGCAGATTGATGAGAAGTGTGTGGAAACAG ATGAAGAAACATTTGAGTCTG AGGAGCTTAAAGAAG AAGAGGAAGAATTTGGTGAATTTGGTCAACGAGTCTTTATCG CCGGGTTCCGCAGGAGCATGCGGCTGTCCCGCAGGAAATCCCGCGCCGTGCAGCCTCCGTGCCCCGCTCGCTGCCCCGGCGGCTGCTACAGCGCGCTCGCGGCTCCCTACGAAGAGGTGGTTCGCTACCAGCGGCACCCCGCCGACCGCAACAGGCTCATCATACTAGTGG GTCCTGCCGGAGTTGGTGTGAACGAGCTCCGGCGAAGGCTGATCGCCAGCAACCCCCGCAAGTTCCGAAGTGCCGTACCTC ACACCACTCGTGTTCAGAAGAGTTATGAAATGAATGGGCGTGAATATCACTACGTATcaaaagaaacatttgaaaacatGGTGTATAGCCACAG AATGCTGGAATATGGGGAGTACAAAGGGTACCTGTACGGTACCAGTATCGATGCAGTGCGCACAGTCCTAGATGAAGGGAAGATCTGTGTCATAGATTTAGAACCACAG GGTATACAAGCAGCCCGGACTCACGATTTAAAGCCCTACATTATATTCATCAAGCCATCTAGCATAAGCTGCATGAGGCAGACTCGGAAAAATGCCAGGATCATTACAGATTATTATGTGAACATGAAATTCAAG GAAGAAGATTTGCAGGAGATGGAAGATTCAGCTAAGAAAATGGAAGCTCAGTTTGGTCAATTCTTTGATCAAGTGATTGTGAACGACGATTTACAAGAGGCATCCGCTCAGCTGCTGTCCGCGGTCCATCGCGCGCAGGACGAGCCCCAGTGGGTCCCTGCGGTATGGATCTGCTCAGAGACTCAGCCCTAA